The nucleotide sequence GCTAAGCTGGTTAATAATTTAGTCCAAGTTTTTAAGATTAACTAATAAGTTATGGTATCTGTGATGCAACCTTTTATGGTAAGGTTATGATACGTTCGTTTTGCGATATGTTTTTAACTTAGTTTTTGAAATGTTGAATTAACTAGCTCTcgacttttaaaattttggtaTTGTCAACTGTTTTAATAATCACTGAACTGTGTACTTTCTTCATGCAGGATATAGAAAGTTCAAGAAGTTACATTGATGAACTTTACTCTACCGATCAGCAAAAATGTCTTGATGCTATCATGTAAGTATATGATAGTACAAAAGCTACAGCAGTCATTGCATCTCTCGCTagatatttcttttttctcattcgtTAGATGTACTTCATTGAGAGGTGTAGCAAACTCATATACTTTGATTTCTTGTACGATTTAATAACAGCTGTGGTATATAAGATGATGGCGTTGATTTTtcaaacgttttagaaattttataacaaattttatgcaATGGAATATCATTTTATTTGGTAAAACTGGTCATAATTGCAACTAACCTTGTTTCAGATGCTTGAAGAATTCAGTAATTGGCAGCAATCGCCAAAAAGGATCAGTGATAGCGCAAGGTGTGGTTCCCAGGCTCTTACAACTTTTGTGTAATACCGATGAAGTGTGCAATGATAGAATACGTTTAGAGTCAGCAGTCACCTTGGGATCATTAGCCAAAGGAACAGATCAACATGTTTTAGCTTTAATTGATTTAGGAGTTGTTAATTCATTACTTCAAGTTTTGTCTACCTCTGCAGCAGAATCTtcaaaaatcgataattataaattatgcaaTTCACTCGTAGAAGCTTGTTTAAGATGTTTGAGAACAATTTTTCAACTTCCATCGGCCCCTGTTTCATTAGTATTTCAAGAGCCCGAACTCGTATCCCGTCTTCTACAGTTGTCAAATATTTCCATCAATTGTCAAGTTTACGTTGCAATGATATTAACTACGGCTTGTAAGGTATTGTTAACAGCTAAAAGATGTGttttaaagtttttgtttgctcttgaaatattttctttttttctaatcATCATTTTTACTACAGACGAACGACGAGCAAAACATTCTGTTAAAAGCGGGCACGATCAACACCCTTGCAGCACAATTGAATTGTCCACTAGCCGACGTTCAGCTACCAGCGTTAGCATGTCTCGCAAACATGTGCTATCAGAATCCAGCGGTCGCGTCTACGATCGCAGCCACCATGACTTCAGATGATCCGGATGGAAAATCCGTACCGACGATTTTAGGTCAACTAATGGGTAGGGATAAGAATACTCTGATTCAGCTCGAAGCAGCTCGATGTATATCGTATATGCACCGAGCCCAGGCGCTGACGGCGACCGATTCCAGAGTCGTTTACAGGGCTCTTCCATGTCTCATACGACTTTGTCACAAAGACAGACCTGCCAGAGAAAGGGTTGCTGCCGCCGAAACTTTGGCCTATTTAACAGAAGTCGACACCGATTTGCAAAGGCTTGCCTCCATCAGTAACCATCTGATACCGACGTTAGCTGAGTTCTTGAAGCCGAATCCCCAGGTAGGCTTTGTAATTTTAACTGCAATAGgatatttgttaaattttacgattttctTAATGTGACTTTCGTACCGCAGTTGCAAGATGCAGCGTTGTCTCAAGACATGCGTCAAGCAGCTTTTAGAGCGTTTGCATCCTTGGGCGCTAATGATGAGGATATTCGAAAAAGAATAATagaaactgaaaatttaatGGAGCAAGTGGTTTCCGGTCTTCAAGATCCCGGAGGTGCCAAAGTCCGTCTAGCAGCCGTCCGGTGTCTTCATTCGTTGTCGAGAAGTGTTCAACAGCTTCGAACCACGTTCCAGGATCACGCCGTTTGGAGACCATTGATGCAGCTGCTCCACGGCGCGGATAAAGGATCTGATGGTACGTTTATTTCTTAGACTTTCATTCGTAAGCGAAATATCGTAGATTATCGTTCAATACgactttttatgaattttcaggAAAAAGTGATGAGGAAGACGATCTATTAACCGTTGCATCGGGCACTTTATGTAACTTACTTTTAGAGTTCAGTCCTAGCAAGGAACCAATTCTAGAGTCCGGAGGAGTCGAACTTCTCTGCTCTTTAACTAAAAGGTCAGACCCGGCGCTGAGACTGAATGGAATCTGGGCTCTGATGAATGTAGCTTTTCAAGCAGAGCAAAGAGTAAAATCGCAGATATTAACGTGTTTAGGAACTGATCAAATTTTTCGTCTACTCGCTGATCCGGAATTGGCTGTCTTGATGAAAACGTTAGGCTTATTAAGAAATCTCCTATCAACCAAAACTCACATAGATCGAATCATGGCTGATCATGCGGCGCATGTAATGCAAGCTGTCATTTTGGTTCTCGAAGATCCAGTTCATCCTGCCGATGTAAAAGAGCAAGCGCTTTGTATTCTGGCCAACGTCGCAGACGGAGACCGAGCGAGAGACCATATAATGGCAAACGAAGATGTTTTGAAGAAACTTATGGATTACatggtaaatatttttaactataTTTAAAGTAAGAGTTAGTATGTCAATgacttataatttttatgattcGTTTTAGATGCATAGCAATGTCAAACTACAAGTAGCAGCAATATTTTGCGTTTGCAATCTCGTTTGGAGAGAGGAGGCTGGAGCGGCACAGCGTCAGGCTCGTTTGAAAGAATTGGGTCTATATAGGATTTTACTGCAATTGCGACACACGAAGGACACACAGCTATTTGATAAGTACGTTGACAGTTTGATAATTGtgttaaaagattcgaattgtAGATCGATCATTAACGGTTTACCTTATTGTTCTCTGTTTTAGGGTGAAAACGGCTTTAGCACAGTTTTTCGATGCTTGAAGATTCAACGAAGTGAGGGGCTCAACCGTGTTTACAGAATATTTAATCATTACTAGAACgtgtattaaattattaaatagtATAAATAAGGCCCATATTATAAGACCGATGCGTGTTATTATATACGATATAAGTTCGAAGTCAGTGGATCTTATCATGAAATTGTTGCTAGTAagtttgtaaattttattgtaaaataaaagaaaatctaaaaccacTTATCGCATAAACTATATAAATGCAAAGAGTTTTCATTATCGACTGCTCCGAATGTCTGTATCACCCAAGTTCATTGAGGCTTTCGATAAGCAAATTGCCGTTTTCAAAGTTACAAACATACGCGGCGAAAAGCTTTTTGTACGTCTCTCGCAGTATGTGACCCATATTCCGAAGCGCTCCGCGACAACTTGTAAGCAAATCCACATAGCGTCGTTTGCGTCGCTTCGTTAATTAATCTTTCGCGCATCTGCTCATCCGGCGAGTTTCTCGAGATGCGGGAAAATCCAAAAttagaggaagaaaaaaacaaggcTGCAGGGATTCCAGAAAGGATCCGTGTCCTGATCGAGATCCCCTGCTGATTCGCGCATGCTCGATATAGCGAAAGAATAGTCGCAACGAACCGAGTCGTAATCAGCCCCTTACATACGCTACACGCTATTGTCTTTCTTCGGGAAAACAGTTCGTCTCTTGGTTTTTCGCGTGTTTCCGTGAAAGTTTGCATTTAAATGAGCGCCGAATCGAGGACTCCGAAAGTGACGTGTACACTCCTGCGAGGATATCCCGGCGCTGAAGtggttttatttttggaaCAGTGATTCGCGCGGATAATTAGATCAGGATCTTCTCTGCGCCAGATGTGACGATCGATTTGAGAATgactattttcaatgatacAACGTATTACGAAGGTGATGTTGCGCTTGTTCTCTCtgttaaataaatatcgaGACACCTATATAACATTGTGTCTATAACTTTACAGGCGACGAGGTAACGATTTTCGCTTCGACATTAGTCACCAATACTCCCAAGCCTGTCAACGATTTTTACCAACTGCCAATTTACATGCAAG is from Nasonia vitripennis strain AsymCx chromosome 1, Nvit_psr_1.1, whole genome shotgun sequence and encodes:
- the LOC100122946 gene encoding armadillo repeat-containing protein 8 produces the protein MVSVMQPFMDIESSRSYIDELYSTDQQKCLDAIICLKNSVIGSNRQKGSVIAQGVVPRLLQLLCNTDEVCNDRIRLESAVTLGSLAKGTDQHVLALIDLGVVNSLLQVLSTSAAESSKIDNYKLCNSLVEACLRCLRTIFQLPSAPVSLVFQEPELVSRLLQLSNISINCQVYVAMILTTACKTNDEQNILLKAGTINTLAAQLNCPLADVQLPALACLANMCYQNPAVASTIAATMTSDDPDGKSVPTILGQLMGRDKNTLIQLEAARCISYMHRAQALTATDSRVVYRALPCLIRLCHKDRPARERVAAAETLAYLTEVDTDLQRLASISNHLIPTLAEFLKPNPQLQDAALSQDMRQAAFRAFASLGANDEDIRKRIIETENLMEQVVSGLQDPGGAKVRLAAVRCLHSLSRSVQQLRTTFQDHAVWRPLMQLLHGADKGSDGKSDEEDDLLTVASGTLCNLLLEFSPSKEPILESGGVELLCSLTKRSDPALRLNGIWALMNVAFQAEQRVKSQILTCLGTDQIFRLLADPELAVLMKTLGLLRNLLSTKTHIDRIMADHAAHVMQAVILVLEDPVHPADVKEQALCILANVADGDRARDHIMANEDVLKKLMDYMMHSNVKLQVAAIFCVCNLVWREEAGAAQRQARLKELGLYRILLQLRHTKDTQLFDKVKTALAQFFDA